From the genome of Tripterygium wilfordii isolate XIE 37 chromosome 6, ASM1340144v1, whole genome shotgun sequence:
GATCGTGAGCAACAATGGTGTTAGCTACCATATATGTATTTGGAAGCTAGCACAAAAGATGAATGGGATTCGGTCATGTTCTCTCTCAAGAGGAGTTGTAGCAGAAAGATGATTGCTATAAAATTGCTTGATTGGTCATTAGATATAAAGGTGAAGACCATATGGGCAGTTCTTCCATCTTGCAAATAGATCATCTCTTGTCTAGGCAACATTTTTGAAACGATATCTTCATTTTCATGTCTTCCAACTACTTTATGCCCTATTTGATTTCATGTTTTCATAAAATACATACATGAATTATTTCTGGATTAGAATCCGAACTCCCTTTTAACATCaataacttggcccataccaccCTTTTCTTTTTGAGCCTCATTCTCTAAAATCCATGCAATGTGTCTCTTGATTTGATTACTACCATCTTCACAGTTGTAAATCTAGCCAATGCTATATTTGTAAATCTACCAACTTCTTAAATATATTCaataccatttcacttgattgtttattttatggCAAAAAGAAGGATTACCCATTTACCTTACTATGTTGGGCCGAATTTTGATCCATTGGGCCTTTCTGGCCCATTTATACTGAGCCCACTATAACACTCTCATTTCATGGAGGTCGCTGCCCTTGTCCTCTGTTTCTCCTGTCCTGTTTTTCGAACATTAATCGGCTGCTCGGTGTATTTATTTGCCTTTTAGGGTTTTACGGGGGTTTTGGGTTCTCAATATCTCTGTCTCTGGGAAATGAATTTGAGGTGGAAGCGCCTAGTTTCAAAGCAAACGATAACAAATCTATCAAGATTCAATGGAAGATCTCTGTCTACATACCCTAATGTCAGTGAAAGCAGTGGCATGTGTTTGATTGGAGCCCCGATTAGTACTGCCGCATACCCTGCAAGCAACTACCATGGTACTCTTCTCCAAATCCCTAGAtgcctaaaaaaaaatttgtttttctgCAGATACGTTCAGTCTACTCAACAAGCAAGGCGAAGCCACTCAAGTGCTGAGCctgatgaggaggaggatggCACAGTTAACAAGTTCTTGTCGCGATTCGTGTGGATAATGCGCGGGAAGCTATCAGAAGTTTACACAGATTGCGATAAAGAGACAATTGATGGGATGCTTTTGATTATTGTGGGGAAGGTTGTATCTGAGATGGAAAAGGGTAGCCTTGAGCATATGCTCGGTGCTGCAGAGGCCTTACCATCGCAGGATTTCAGCCAGGATTTGTGGGTAACTGTTTGGGAAGTTAGTAATTCGGTGTTAGAGGACATggagaaagaaaggaagaaggaGAGAATGAAGAAATTTCTGCAATCTGAGGAGGTGAAGGAGATGTCTAGGTTTGCTGGTGAGGTTGGGATTCGTGGGGACATGTTGAGAGAGCTAAGATTTAAATGGGCCCGTGAGAAGATGGAGGAAAGTGAGTTTTATGAGAGTTTGGAGCGTCTGAGGAACGAGGAGAGGGCTGAAGAGAAGGAGGATTTGGAGGCAAAGACAGCCGAAACAGTGAGCGAAGAGGCTGGTGTGGCTGATGAGAAACCTCAGGTTGTTTCTCTACCGAAGAGACATGGGAAGATAAAGTACAAAATTTATGGACTTGACCTGTCTGATCCAAAGTGGGCTGAAGTGGCTGATAAAGTACATCAGCAAGGGGAGTTTATTTGGCCTCAAGAACCAAAGCCAATAACAGGCAAATGCAAATTGGTAATGGAGAAAATACTTTCTCTGAAGGAGGATAACGACCATTCCCCATTATTGGCCGAGTGGGTTGAGCTTCTACAACCTAGCAGGATTGACTGGATCTCTTTGCTTGATAGATTGAAAGAACAGAATGCTGGTTTATACTTTAAGGTTCGACACCTATTCTTTTTTCATAATCATCTGTCGTTGCATTATTTAATCAGATAAGATATCATTTTGTCGTGAtttttccttcttatttttACAAGTATTTGTTTATTATTCAACCTATTTGTTCAAAATTTGGACAAATGCAATCTTTACGTTGTTTCCCTGCTAGTTGTTTTTCTAGCTTGGGTTTATGTTATCATGCCTGATAGTTATGAACTCATATTGTTTGCTTTCTGAACTAGAAGATATGCTATGCACTGTTGCGAAACCTGAACATTATTGATCTTTTTAATCATAAAGGGAAGGATAGATTTCACGAACGAAGTAGATAATGTCCAAGTTGATTAATGAACATTCTTTATTTGCTGTGATAATATAATTTGGATAGCTAATTGTGTTATCTGTTTGGTATCATCTTACAATATTTGCAGTAAAAAGAAGGGATGGGGTAAAGTTAATATGTTAAGATCTAAACAAAAACTGTTTACGGTGTCTTTTTCACTAACTGTTTACGGTTCCTTTTTCATCTACTTGTGGTTGTTGACTAATTCCTCTTTCAGGTTGCTGAACTTGTGTTGAGGGAGAAATCATTCCAGGCGAATATTCACGATTATTCAAAGCTTATTGATGCCCATGCCAAAGAGAACCGCTTGGAAGATGCTGAGAGAATTCTTAAGATGATGAACGAAGATGGTATGGCACCGGATATATTGACAGCCACAGTTTTGGTGCACATGTACAGCAACGCCGGCAATCTTGATCGTGCTAAAGAAGCATTTGAAAACTTGAGAAGCCACGGCTTCCGGCCTGACATGAAGATCTACTACTCAATGATCATGGCATATGTGAAGGCTGGCCAACCCAGGTTGGCCGAGTCATTGATGAGAGAGATGGAAACAAGAGACATCAAACCTACAAAGGAGATTTACATGGCATTGCTGCGGTCTTTCGCCCAACGTGGTGATGTTGTTGGGGCTGGACGAATTACAACAACGATGCAGTTTTCAGGATTCCAGCCAAGTTTGGAATCCTGCACATTGCTTGTCGAGGCACATGCGCATGCTGGAGACCCAGAGCAAGCTAGGAACAACTTCGACTACATGATACAACTAGGAAATAAACCCGATGACAGGAGTACTGCTAGCATGATTGCAgcttatgagaaaaaaaatatgtttgataAGGCATTAAACCTTCTGTTGCAGCTTGAGAAGGATGGCTTTGAGCCTGGACTTGCTACGTATACTGTTCTTTTGGATTGGATGTCAAAGTTGCAGCTGCTTGATGAGGCTGAGCATCTGTTGGGCAAGATTGCTGAGCAGGGTGAAGCCCCTCCTTTGAAGATTCAAGTTAGCCTTTGTGATATGTACTCGAGGGCTGGGGTTGAGAAGAAGGCTCTTCAAGCATTGGGGGTTTTGGAAGCAAATAAGGGGCAATTGGGAccaaatgaatttgaaaggattATAGATGCACTTACAGCTGGGGGGTTTGTGCAGGATGCTCAAAGGGTACATAAAATGATGGAAGCCCAGGGATTTACTGCATCCGAAAAGCTAAAGGTGAGCCTAatgacatctcaagctttccgcaAGAGACCAACGGTACAACGATAAACTAGGTGGCTGGTAATTCTTCTCAAGTCTTCACTTTTATGAAATATCAGTAGGATGGTTGTCTTGGGAATTTTGACAATCGGTGTTGTGGGACATAATTGGAGAAGCAAGGATCTTGTCCAAATTATGTCAACCTTAACTGTCTTTTCTGGGCATGATTCTTGTGCCCATATGAATGGATTGTTGTCTCATTTTCAATTGCAGTATGTGGCGCTTTTGATTAATTAGTTGAAAGAGCTAGGTTGTGTTTTTCATCAATaatttgatttcttgttttcattgatattcTATTGGGTTTATTGTCTTCATTCATCTACACATTGCTACAGTAGGAGCACCAGCAGGCATGATCAAATTCTGCATTCAGATTCCTTTACACTTGTATAACGTATGTGGTTTGTTTTAGCTCCCATGATTGATTCTACTTAACAAGAGTTTGGAGTAGAAGGGTTCATAGCAATTAGCACAGTAGATAGGAACTGGATGCTGTAGTGTTTTTTTACATATTACATATATCTAATAATATTCTCCTTTGATGAACCCATTCAGTCGTTTCAGTTCGCCATTTTGCTGCTCGACTACTGCTCGGACAACATCTACGATGGAAAGCATGCCCACTATCTTTTGATTTAGAACTGGAACGTGCCTTATGTGATTGTCTGTGAACAGAGAAATGTCAGGGTTAATGGGGTTTATTGTTTCTGTGCATCAGCATGAAGAGCATTGAATATCTTAATATCTCACATGATTCATTCTTACACAAAAAGATAGGAAATTTCGTAAGGACTGTAGCAGAAACGCgaatgtttcttttgttttgatgtGTGGCCACATGAGAATATTAATAGATTTAAGGTAGGAGTAGCGTCAATTGAAGATAAATTGCGTGAAAACCGTTTAAGCCAGGGATAAGATTGTAGTGTTGAGACGAATCTAGGAGAATTTGTATAGGGGAGAGTAAGAAACgaaaagaaagaattaaaaAACACGTGGCTTAGGTAGTAATAATTTATGATCTAAAATAGAAATGATGACGGAAATGAATACGTGTAGTGGATtcttattgattttctcataaactcatataGTCAGGCCAAAACTTTTGGGACAAAGACACGGATGAGGATGATGACGATGAGACTAACCTGTCATAAGCTTCATTGCTTGAACAATGTTCGTGTCAGGTGTCACTGTTATTAACTTGTTCTGTTAAatgcaaaaagagagagagagagagagagtagtttTAGATCAGACATCGGTTAATCATAAAGACCCAAGAAGGAAAAACCTTTGCAAGGATAGCAAAATATGACCTCATCTGTCATGATTTCTGCAACTCTTGTGTATCGAGAGGGTCTTTCTTTTGCAATTATCTTCCTCATATAATCTGCTTTTTATGCATTGCACCATAAGCCATGATTGTTATTactctttcttcttcatttgtcACAAAAAACAGTTATTAGATATTCAGATTACCTCTCTCTGTGATGATTCCTGCGATATGCTGTTGATCTCCTGGCTTAAGTACTACTAATGAGCCAATATTGTGCTCTGCCATCTGCAGTTTGAACAACAGAGTTTTTGAACATTATCCATTGACAGAATTCAGTGAGGAAAAtgcttcaatttgatttttctcaagtgttGTAGAATCCTACATTCTTTATGGCATCCTCGATGGTGTCATTTGTGAGACAGGAAATCCAAGATCCAATGTTTTCTTCTCCCTTTGTCAATAGAACATCTGCTACTGTTACATTCTCCAATCCTTTCTCCTGCATGTCCTGGGAGGATACGACGCATCGACAACGGGAAAGTGGGTTTTCCCTCTCAACATTGAGTTGTCCCAGAaagtgctttggaattggtactCTGAATGTTTTCTGGTACGATCTTAAGCCGCCTCGAACGAGCCCTAGCATCTTTTGATTCTGTAAATGCTATGAAAATAAATGTTATTCTGCAAGTGACAATATATATGTGACATAGAGATGCAAAACCTGAGCAAGTTGTTAATAGAAGTGGATGGAGAGGTGTAATTACCTCTCACTTCTAGGAAATTAGAGGGAGTTTGATTGGAGCTGAGAGGGGCTGCTTTTGATTTTGGGGTCACTGCATTCATGGTCGTAGTTTCCAGTTTTGAATGAGAATGCAGAAAGAATATCTTGGGTAGCACCTTTTACTTGGATGATCGGACAGGAAATGTATTACTTTCAGTCTAAGTTTCCACATGCTGTATGTATTGCTTTTTGGGGGGTTTGGTAACCGAGAACGATCACAATCAAGTTTTGGGTTTCGAACCGAGAACGACACTGAAACTATTGTACATGAAAGTTGAACTTGCAACCTCTTGTATTTGCAAAAAATTACCGCAGTCAACTTTAAGATGCTAAACCTGCTAGAGAAGAAAATTCTGCCCAAGAAATCCCATGTTGTTTCTCATAAGCCAAGGCTTGTCATAGGAGGGGGCAAACCGGCAAAGAATCAAGCTAAAAGTGAAAGAAACTAACCAACACAAAACCCAAATGTTTCCTAGGAACCCAATACTAACTTCATTCATACCAGATTTCTTATCAGATATTGAACATCACTTTCGAAGATAATCCAGACAAAAATCATCCATTTCTAGCCTTATCATCCATGGCAGAACAAAGGCAGCCATTCCGCTTTCGTCTCCTTTGATTATCAGCAGCAACTGCAGAACCCCTCGTCCCTTCCCAGCCAGCCACCACTGCTCAGCGCCCACCAGGAATAGCCTTCACAGGTCCAGGCACCACCAAGGCCCAAACCTCAGACTGCACCGCCACTTCAAACCAGAACTGCCTCTGTCCAACCACGCtcttcatcaaaaaaattataatccaCAACACAAGATACCACTCAGCAGCCCCAACCCATTTCCACTGAGCTGCAATCATCTGCGTCTAAAGAGGAACCAGAATCAAAAACTTATCTACCACTGTCACAAGATTCTAAACCAAAGACCCAACCTGCATCTGAAACTCCCTCAAAACACCAAATCGATAGCCCAGCTGAAACCATCTTACACCAAGGTGGCAAGGCAGCGCAGACCACAGAAGCACCAAGCCACGTTAATTGCACCCATGCGCATAGGCGTACAGGCAGAAAAAAAGAGGCTGGTTCAGTCCACCTTCGCTGGGTTTATAAAACCAACCCAGGATAGCCCTGATGCTACGACCAACGAGGAAGGAAGATCCAAGGGGAAGCATAGAGATCCAAAGACAAAAGAAGAGATGACAACAAAGGCGTACCTAAACAACAATATACAGGGCATCAAAAACTCAAGTATGTTTGGCACTAGTGTCAATGAAAGAAATCCTGGTGTGCAGCTGGCTCTCTCATAACTTTGCAGAACCCTCCAGGTACAGTAGCAAACCAGAACCTCTTGAGACGAGCAAGGTTGAATTTAACATCACCCCAGCACAGAAACTTATGCTTCCACAGTAAGGAGACGATACCTCGGGTCTTTTCATGGAAACCAGTGACTCAGAAGCAGATAACCGGTACAACCCTAGACGTCATGGTTGCCGATACAACTGTGGTGCAAAAAAAATGGTGATGAAGAGATTGGAAACCTCTCGAGTATGAGGATCACAAGAAGTTAATATCAGCATACCCAGAGTTGCAAAATATGTTCCCACAAACAAACTATTACAATAAGGATGCCATTTCATCCAAAACACAAGTTCTATTGCATATGGCTTTTGAATCATGTTAAAAAAGCTGTTCTCAAACAGTATAATCTTCAATTATATATAAAGATTCAGTTCATAAGATTCATATATACAACTAGGAGCTTCTTTGATCATCTGCAAAGTTGAGAACATTTTTTTCACAGCCAAGGAGTCAAGTAGTAAAGTGCATCATTGCCTTTTCACAGCTAAATAGATTTTGCCAACACACTGCACAATGCAGGTTTCAGACATTACATCTAAAAGTGTCCGCAGAAGAAAGACACTCCCTGATCAAAGAGGCATAAGCTCAAAGTGCTGCCTTGAAATAGACTATATACAACCAAATCTTTATGAGACACGTCATTGCCCaggaagaaagaagaatagTCATTCACATGCTGGTTTAGTGTCAAAACTGCTCAAGCAGATTGCAAAGGCTTGGAAAGCAGAGAGGGGATATCGATAATCCATGGTAAAAATATCTTTCCCAATTTTTCCAAATTGCAgaattactttttctttttctgcagCAGGAACGTTTTCACAAGAATCTGTGGCTGCAACCAATTGGAAATTCTTCACAGAAGCCACCGTAACACGTCCTTTGAAATTTAAGCACCAACACTGCAGTTGCTCATGCCATCTAGGGGCTTTGTTTTTCAAAACCAGGGGATCTGTCCGGCAGACTGATTCTGGTAGCTCACTGAGGCGAGTAGAGCTGAATTCAACAAATTGCTTGTTTCCTCCCAATACTGGTGAGGAAGGTAAATGCAAAGCTTGGCAATTTGGGAACTCCACTGGAGTTGGAGCAGTGCCCCCTTCTTGAATTGCAGAAAAGGGTATTGCATGCATGGTGCACTGCATTCTCCTTGGGCCTCTTGTACGAAGAATGTTCAGCTCATAAGATATCGTGCCCACATTGCAATTACTAGCAGATACCCTAGGATGTACCTGGTTTGAGCGTACTTTAAAAAGTGACCTATAATTGGATTGTACTTCAGGGCCATGCAGAGGCGGATTGTCATAAATGGTGAATTTTGTCCCCAGAAAATTAGACCTGTTCAAAAATCACTGGTGAATAACGGGATAGAGGACACATCAATACAAAGATAAGAATCCCAAACTGAAAAGGCTTACTTCGACTTCCCAACAAAGGTATTGCTCGTTCGTGAAAAATCATCTCCAACCAATGATATCAAAAATTCTATGTTTGTTCCCTTTCTGATCTTTCTTGCTGCTAATAATAATTTACTCATATCACCAGACAGAGCTGCAATGGATTAGAAACATAAGAAATTATCTAGTAGCTGTTAAACCAAATTGTTTAAACGTATATGGAGAATCTAATCTCTTCGTGTGTGATTTTTGTTCTTAAATTAGAagacttttttttcaaaatattgaaTCTGATAAACCAAACAGGCTGCACCCTCTATGTTATCCCAAAAAATGCCAAACTTCTCCACTCCCAAGCCACATTCACCTCCAGATTTCATAATCAAAGTACATCAACTTCATTATGATACAGCCTTTCCACCACGGCACCACAGATCTGGGGTTACTTA
Proteins encoded in this window:
- the LOC119999556 gene encoding CBS domain-containing protein CBSX3, mitochondrial, giving the protein MLGLVRGGLRSYQKTFRVPIPKHFLGQLNVERENPLSRCRCVVSSQDMQEKGLENVTVADVLLTKGEENIGSWISCLTNDTIEDAIKNMAEHNIGSLVVLKPGDQQHIAGIITERDYMRKIIAKERPSRYTRVAEIMTDENKLITVTPDTNIVQAMKLMTDNHIRHVPVLNQKIVGMLSIVDVVRAVVEQQNGELKRLNGFIKGEYY
- the LOC119999554 gene encoding putative pentatricopeptide repeat-containing protein At2g02150, translating into MNLRWKRLVSKQTITNLSRFNGRSLSTYPNVSESSGMCLIGAPISTAAYPASNYHGTLLQIPRCLKKNLFFCRYVQSTQQARRSHSSAEPDEEEDGTVNKFLSRFVWIMRGKLSEVYTDCDKETIDGMLLIIVGKVVSEMEKGSLEHMLGAAEALPSQDFSQDLWVTVWEVSNSVLEDMEKERKKERMKKFLQSEEVKEMSRFAGEVGIRGDMLRELRFKWAREKMEESEFYESLERLRNEERAEEKEDLEAKTAETVSEEAGVADEKPQVVSLPKRHGKIKYKIYGLDLSDPKWAEVADKVHQQGEFIWPQEPKPITGKCKLVMEKILSLKEDNDHSPLLAEWVELLQPSRIDWISLLDRLKEQNAGLYFKVAELVLREKSFQANIHDYSKLIDAHAKENRLEDAERILKMMNEDGMAPDILTATVLVHMYSNAGNLDRAKEAFENLRSHGFRPDMKIYYSMIMAYVKAGQPRLAESLMREMETRDIKPTKEIYMALLRSFAQRGDVVGAGRITTTMQFSGFQPSLESCTLLVEAHAHAGDPEQARNNFDYMIQLGNKPDDRSTASMIAAYEKKNMFDKALNLLLQLEKDGFEPGLATYTVLLDWMSKLQLLDEAEHLLGKIAEQGEAPPLKIQVSLCDMYSRAGVEKKALQALGVLEANKGQLGPNEFERIIDALTAGGFVQDAQRVHKMMEAQGFTASEKLKVSLMTSQAFRKRPTVQR
- the LOC119999555 gene encoding tubby-like F-box protein 5 — its product is MMAFKASIGNLSRRRHMRGRGQSHIAPEASVAPSSDFIEPSQWANMPPELLLDIIHRVEASETSWPARRDVLACASVCKSWREITKEIVKTPEECGYLTFPISLKQPGPRDTPIQCFIKRERATSTYRLYLGLSPALSGDMSKLLLAARKIRKGTNIEFLISLVGDDFSRTSNTFVGKSKSNFLGTKFTIYDNPPLHGPEVQSNYRSLFKVRSNQVHPRVSASNCNVGTISYELNILRTRGPRRMQCTMHAIPFSAIQEGGTAPTPVEFPNCQALHLPSSPVLGGNKQFVEFSSTRLSELPESVCRTDPLVLKNKAPRWHEQLQCWCLNFKGRVTVASVKNFQLVAATDSCENVPAAEKEKVILQFGKIGKDIFTMDYRYPLSAFQAFAICLSSFDTKPACE